A window of Rhodococcus sp. SGAir0479 contains these coding sequences:
- a CDS encoding translation initiation factor IF-2 N-terminal domain-containing protein, translated as MAEQAPPEGVQEPIAEATVNPGTTPVLPEKIRVHALAKLLGVTSKQVLAEAAALGTELRSAQSSLQRDVAEQIHATMSGAAEPAAQPQTPERETPAAETPAAETPAVETSAAEDAPESPADAAAPVAEPAEKPAPRKRARKKAAPKAQAAPEPETAPEPQAEQAAPAADESAPAGGGLFTHAELGSEQQQPAAAPVVQAPLFLQPEAVAAEPAPRRRRSRRAAAAPEVSEERQSTEDTTPAAATVEDETPTESAQAAETPESSASSEASGTAESTESGDGETGDQQRRRRRGRRGRGRGRGEQAADGTESDETEDGAAAEAETGAAETPQPAEGGESTASTETGDDESTDDDASDGSSRRRRRRRRRKGGTDGEAAADDDPPNTVVHEREPRNKARAKDKDKDEVQGISGSTRLEAKRQRRRDGRDAGRRRPPILSESEFLARRESVDRVMVVREKSGANPAASTQVAVLEDGILVEHFVTGSSSPSMVGNVYLGRVQNVLPSMEAAFIDIGRGRNGVLYAGEVNWEAAGLGGRERKIEQALRPGDQVLVQVSKDPVGHKGARLTTQISLAGRFLVYVPGGTSTGISRKLPDTERKRLKEILREIVPADAGVIIRTASEGVSEEELARDVTRLQTQWETIEEQATKAKEGKSGTPQALYEEPDLLVKVVRDLFNEDFSKLVIEGEKAWNTVETYIKTVAPDLLPRVERHDPEPGSPDVFATHRIDEQLVKALDRKVWLPSGGTLVIDRTEAMTVVDVNTGKFTGAGGNLEETVTRNNLEAAEEIVRQMRLRDIGGMIVVDFIDMVLESNRDLVLRRLTEALGRDRTRHQVSEVTSLGLVQMTRKKLGTGLVEAFSTTCEHCHGRGIVVHAEPVEVKSGDDGRGQAKESGGRKKRGRDRAAASTPEQPANGQHAQPAVEESADASVKRAHPVALAMAAHHSDDAESSAEPEAHGGARSGATEAAEAKTAPEKNESVPAEAEKAEPAKSEPVKSEPEKSESGAEASAPRARRRSRRVSRAAAAPAGETPEAGTVFVLPASEPASEPAAEAPTETADAPAAAASVPGTPDSAGDGESDTQPARRPRRRRAAARPAGPPVDA; from the coding sequence GTGGCCGAACAAGCGCCGCCCGAAGGTGTGCAGGAACCGATCGCGGAAGCGACGGTGAACCCCGGCACCACCCCTGTACTTCCCGAGAAGATTCGCGTCCATGCGCTGGCCAAACTGCTCGGAGTGACGAGCAAGCAGGTCCTCGCCGAGGCCGCCGCTCTGGGCACCGAGTTGCGCAGCGCGCAATCCAGCCTGCAGCGTGACGTCGCCGAGCAGATCCACGCGACGATGTCCGGTGCCGCAGAGCCCGCCGCGCAACCGCAGACTCCGGAGCGGGAGACCCCGGCCGCCGAGACCCCGGCCGCCGAAACCCCGGCTGTCGAGACTTCCGCTGCCGAGGACGCACCCGAGTCCCCGGCGGACGCCGCCGCACCGGTGGCCGAGCCTGCGGAGAAGCCCGCCCCGCGCAAGCGCGCCCGGAAGAAGGCCGCCCCCAAGGCGCAGGCCGCGCCCGAGCCGGAGACTGCCCCCGAGCCCCAGGCCGAGCAGGCGGCTCCCGCCGCGGACGAATCGGCGCCCGCCGGTGGTGGACTGTTCACCCACGCCGAACTCGGCAGCGAGCAGCAGCAGCCGGCCGCGGCACCCGTCGTGCAGGCCCCGCTGTTCCTGCAGCCCGAGGCCGTCGCCGCCGAACCCGCACCGCGACGTCGTCGCAGTCGCCGGGCCGCGGCCGCGCCCGAGGTGAGCGAGGAGCGGCAGTCCACCGAGGACACGACGCCGGCCGCGGCGACCGTCGAAGACGAGACCCCGACCGAGTCGGCGCAGGCCGCAGAGACCCCTGAGTCCTCCGCGTCCTCCGAGGCTTCCGGGACCGCTGAGTCCACCGAGTCCGGTGACGGCGAGACCGGCGACCAGCAGCGTCGCCGCCGTCGTGGACGGCGTGGGCGCGGTCGTGGTCGCGGCGAGCAGGCCGCCGACGGGACCGAGTCGGACGAGACCGAGGACGGCGCCGCGGCGGAGGCCGAGACCGGTGCCGCCGAGACCCCGCAGCCCGCCGAGGGTGGCGAGTCCACCGCGTCGACCGAAACCGGCGACGACGAGAGCACGGACGACGACGCCTCCGATGGCTCGAGCCGTCGGCGCCGTCGGCGTCGGCGCCGCAAGGGCGGCACCGACGGAGAAGCCGCGGCCGACGACGATCCGCCCAACACCGTCGTCCACGAACGCGAGCCGCGGAACAAGGCACGCGCGAAGGACAAGGACAAGGACGAGGTCCAGGGCATCAGCGGCTCCACCCGTCTGGAAGCCAAGCGTCAGCGCCGCCGGGACGGCCGCGACGCCGGCCGTCGTCGTCCGCCGATCCTGAGCGAGTCCGAGTTCCTGGCTCGCCGGGAGTCGGTCGACCGCGTGATGGTCGTGCGCGAGAAGAGTGGGGCCAACCCCGCAGCGTCGACGCAGGTCGCCGTTCTCGAGGACGGAATCCTGGTCGAGCACTTCGTGACGGGTTCGTCGTCGCCGTCCATGGTCGGCAACGTGTACCTCGGCCGCGTGCAGAACGTGCTGCCCAGCATGGAGGCCGCGTTCATCGACATCGGTCGGGGACGCAACGGTGTGCTGTACGCCGGTGAGGTCAACTGGGAGGCCGCCGGCCTCGGCGGACGCGAACGCAAGATCGAGCAGGCCCTCCGGCCCGGCGACCAGGTGCTGGTGCAGGTCAGCAAGGATCCGGTGGGCCACAAGGGCGCCCGCCTGACCACGCAGATCAGTCTGGCCGGCCGCTTCCTCGTGTACGTGCCCGGTGGCACGTCCACCGGTATCAGCCGCAAGCTGCCCGACACCGAGCGCAAGCGCCTCAAGGAGATCCTCCGCGAGATCGTCCCGGCCGATGCCGGAGTGATCATCCGGACCGCCTCCGAGGGCGTCAGCGAGGAGGAACTGGCCCGGGACGTCACCCGTCTGCAGACGCAGTGGGAGACCATCGAGGAGCAGGCCACCAAGGCGAAGGAGGGCAAGTCGGGCACGCCGCAGGCGCTGTACGAGGAGCCCGACCTGCTGGTGAAGGTCGTCCGCGACCTCTTCAACGAGGACTTCTCCAAGCTCGTCATCGAGGGTGAGAAGGCCTGGAACACCGTCGAGACCTACATCAAGACCGTTGCGCCGGACCTGCTGCCGCGCGTGGAGCGGCACGATCCCGAACCGGGCAGCCCGGACGTGTTCGCCACGCACCGCATCGACGAGCAGCTCGTCAAGGCGCTCGACCGCAAGGTGTGGCTGCCGTCGGGCGGCACGCTCGTGATCGATCGCACCGAGGCCATGACGGTCGTCGACGTCAACACCGGAAAGTTCACCGGTGCCGGCGGCAACCTCGAGGAGACGGTCACCCGCAACAACCTCGAGGCGGCCGAGGAGATCGTGCGGCAGATGCGCCTGCGCGACATCGGCGGCATGATCGTGGTCGACTTCATCGACATGGTGCTCGAATCCAATCGGGACCTGGTGCTGCGGCGCCTGACGGAGGCACTCGGTCGCGACCGCACGCGCCATCAGGTGTCCGAGGTGACGTCGCTCGGCCTGGTCCAGATGACCCGCAAGAAGCTGGGCACCGGCCTGGTCGAGGCGTTCTCCACCACGTGTGAGCACTGCCACGGCCGCGGCATCGTCGTCCATGCCGAGCCGGTGGAGGTGAAGTCCGGAGACGACGGTCGCGGACAGGCCAAGGAGTCCGGCGGGCGCAAGAAGCGCGGTCGGGACCGGGCCGCGGCCTCGACCCCGGAGCAGCCGGCGAACGGGCAGCACGCCCAGCCGGCGGTGGAGGAATCCGCCGACGCGTCGGTCAAGCGCGCTCATCCGGTGGCGCTCGCGATGGCCGCGCACCACTCCGACGACGCCGAGAGCTCCGCGGAGCCGGAGGCCCACGGCGGCGCTCGATCCGGTGCGACGGAAGCTGCCGAGGCGAAGACCGCCCCGGAGAAGAACGAGTCGGTCCCGGCCGAGGCCGAGAAGGCGGAACCGGCGAAGTCCGAACCGGTCAAGTCCGAACCCGAGAAGAGTGAATCGGGCGCCGAGGCCTCGGCACCGCGCGCGCGGCGCCGTAGCCGTCGGGTCTCGCGGGCCGCGGCCGCGCCGGCCGGTGAGACGCCGGAAGCGGGCACCGTGTTCGTGCTGCCTGCCTCGGAACCCGCCTCCGAACCCGCCGCGGAGGCCCCCACCGAGACCGCCGACGCGCCGGCCGCCGCCGCGTCGGTTCCGGGTACCCCGGACTCGGCCGGCGACGGAGAGAGCGACACGCAGCCCGCGCGTCGACCTCGCCGACGGCGCGCCGCGGCGCGCCCCGCCGGTCCGCCGGTGGACGCGTAG
- the ndk gene encoding nucleoside-diphosphate kinase — MTERTLVLIKPDGVARGYVGEILSRIERKGLSLAAMELRTASTDVAATHYAEHEGKPFYPGLLEFITSGPLVAAVLEGPRAIAAFRQIAGGTDPVEKAVPGTIRADLALDGGQNLVHGSDSVESAEREIALWFPQLAQA; from the coding sequence GTGACTGAGCGCACCCTGGTACTGATCAAGCCCGACGGCGTGGCACGCGGCTACGTCGGAGAGATCCTGTCCCGCATCGAACGCAAGGGTCTGTCCCTTGCGGCGATGGAGCTGCGGACGGCGTCCACCGACGTCGCCGCGACCCACTACGCGGAACACGAGGGCAAGCCGTTCTACCCGGGACTGCTCGAGTTCATCACTTCCGGGCCGTTGGTGGCCGCGGTGCTCGAGGGGCCGCGCGCGATCGCGGCGTTCCGGCAGATCGCCGGCGGCACCGATCCGGTCGAGAAGGCCGTCCCCGGCACCATTCGCGCGGACCTGGCGCTCGACGGTGGACAGAATCTGGTCCACGGCTCCGACTCCGTCGAATCGGCCGAGCGCGAGATCGCGCTCTGGTTTCCCCAGCTCGCACAGGCCTGA
- a CDS encoding DUF4233 domain-containing protein, which produces MSETPENPANPEHPQSGFRPPATDPWKGFRGVMAGTLVLEAIVVLLALPVVAVINAKGLTWFSGTYICVLALLMILGAGVQGRPWAMKFNLALQVFTILGFFVDTALGVIGLLFGAVWLYILYLRKDIAARIERGLLPGQRD; this is translated from the coding sequence GTGAGCGAGACCCCGGAGAACCCCGCGAACCCCGAACATCCGCAGTCGGGTTTCCGTCCGCCGGCGACCGACCCGTGGAAGGGTTTCCGCGGCGTGATGGCGGGAACGCTCGTCCTCGAGGCGATCGTCGTGCTGCTGGCCCTCCCGGTGGTCGCGGTGATCAACGCGAAGGGGCTGACCTGGTTCTCCGGAACCTACATCTGCGTCCTGGCGCTGCTGATGATCCTCGGTGCCGGCGTGCAGGGGCGCCCGTGGGCGATGAAGTTCAACCTCGCGTTGCAGGTGTTCACGATCCTCGGCTTCTTCGTCGACACGGCGCTCGGCGTCATCGGGCTGCTGTTCGGTGCGGTGTGGCTGTACATCCTGTACCTGCGCAAGGACATCGCCGCCCGGATCGAGCGGGGTCTGCTGCCGGGCCAACGAGACTGA
- the folC gene encoding bifunctional tetrahydrofolate synthase/dihydrofolate synthase, giving the protein MTTADPGEPTPVDLAELALVEAELDQRWPETKIEPSLTRIAALMDLLGSPQHSYPAVHVAGTNGKTSVTRMIDALLTHLHRRTGRTTSPHLQLATERISIDGKPISVRTYIDTYREIEPYIRMIDQQSEAAGGPAMSKFEVTTAMAYAAFAEAPVDVAVVETGMGGKWDATNVVDAQVAVITPIGLDHVDFLGPDLTAIAGEKAGIIKKGRESGIEGVAPVDTVAILAEQPPEVMDVLLRRAVEVDAAVAREGAEFKVLRRQIAIGGQQLELQGLGGVYDDIFLPLHGEHQARNASLALAAVEAFFGAGPDRQLEADAIRAAFASVVNPGRLERVRNAPTVFLDAAHNPHGARALAAALSAEFDFRKLVGVVGVMGDKDVDGILEALEPVFDEVVVTHNGSPRAMDVEDLANRAVARFGDERVVVAPTLPDALETAIGLAEEVAEPGEAVSGAGVVVTGSVVTAGVARSLFGKDPA; this is encoded by the coding sequence GTGACCACCGCAGACCCGGGCGAACCCACCCCGGTCGACCTCGCCGAACTCGCCCTCGTCGAGGCCGAACTCGATCAGCGCTGGCCCGAAACCAAGATCGAGCCGTCGCTGACGCGGATCGCCGCGCTGATGGACCTGCTCGGCTCGCCGCAGCACAGCTATCCGGCCGTCCACGTCGCCGGCACCAACGGCAAGACGTCGGTGACGCGGATGATCGACGCGCTGCTGACGCACCTGCACCGCCGGACCGGGCGGACCACCAGCCCGCACCTGCAGCTGGCGACCGAGCGGATCAGCATCGACGGCAAGCCGATCTCGGTCCGCACGTACATCGACACGTACCGGGAGATCGAGCCGTACATCCGGATGATCGACCAGCAGTCCGAGGCGGCCGGTGGCCCGGCGATGAGCAAGTTCGAGGTGACCACCGCGATGGCGTACGCCGCCTTCGCCGAGGCTCCCGTGGACGTCGCCGTCGTCGAGACCGGCATGGGCGGCAAGTGGGACGCGACCAACGTCGTCGACGCCCAGGTCGCGGTGATCACGCCGATCGGCCTCGACCACGTCGACTTCCTCGGCCCAGACCTCACCGCGATCGCGGGGGAGAAGGCCGGGATCATCAAGAAGGGGCGCGAGAGCGGGATCGAGGGCGTCGCGCCGGTCGACACCGTCGCGATCCTCGCGGAACAGCCGCCCGAGGTCATGGACGTGCTGCTGCGCCGGGCCGTCGAGGTGGACGCCGCCGTGGCCCGTGAGGGCGCGGAGTTCAAGGTGCTGCGCCGACAGATCGCGATCGGCGGCCAGCAGCTGGAACTGCAGGGCCTCGGCGGGGTGTACGACGACATCTTCCTGCCGCTGCACGGGGAGCACCAGGCGCGCAACGCCTCGCTGGCCCTGGCCGCGGTGGAGGCCTTCTTCGGTGCGGGGCCCGATCGTCAGCTCGAGGCCGACGCGATCCGCGCGGCCTTCGCGTCGGTGGTCAACCCGGGCCGGCTCGAGCGGGTCCGAAACGCGCCGACGGTGTTCCTCGACGCCGCGCACAATCCGCACGGCGCGCGGGCGCTCGCCGCGGCGCTGTCGGCGGAGTTCGACTTCCGAAAGCTGGTCGGTGTCGTCGGCGTCATGGGGGACAAGGACGTCGACGGCATCCTCGAGGCCCTCGAACCGGTCTTCGACGAAGTGGTCGTCACCCACAACGGGTCCCCGCGCGCGATGGACGTGGAGGATCTCGCGAACCGGGCGGTCGCACGCTTCGGTGACGAGCGAGTGGTCGTGGCCCCGACTCTGCCCGACGCCCTGGAGACCGCGATCGGGTTGGCGGAGGAAGTCGCCGAACCCGGTGAAGCAGTGTCGGGAGCCGGTGTCGTGGTCACCGGTTCCGTCGTGACCGCGGGCGTCGCCCGATCTCTTTTCGGAAAGGACCCCGCGTGA
- a CDS encoding valine--tRNA ligase encodes MTSAPETPQNPADALPKSWDPSAVEADLYQGWVDAGYFTADPTSDKPGYSIVLPPPNVTGSLHMGHALDHTLMDALTRRKRMQGFEVLWLPGMDHAGIATQTIVEKQLAADGKKKEDFGREAFIEKVWEWKRESGGTIQGQMRRIGDGVDWSRDRFTMDEGLSRAVQTIFKRLYDEGLIYRAERLVNWSPVLQTAISDIEVKFEEVEGELVSLRYGSLSDDEPHVIVATTRVETMLGDTAVAVHPDDERYKHLVGTTLEHPFTGRQIPIIADEYVDPEFGTGAVKITPAHDPNDFEMGLRHDLPMPTIMDKAGRIADTGTQFDGMDRFEARVKVREALAEQGRVVAEKRPYVHSVGHSERSGETIEPRLSMQWWVKVDTLAKTAGDAVRSGDTVIHPTSQEPRWFGWVDNMHDWCISRQLWWGHRIPIWYGPDGEVQCFGPDETAPEGWEQDPDVLDTWFSSALWPFSTMGWPDRTPELGKFYPTSVLVTGYDILFFWVARMMMFGTYVAGDTGDAAPGKVPFKDLFLHGLVRDQYGKKMSKSRGNGIDPLDWVDRFGADALRFTLARGANPGSDLAVGEDHAQSSRNFANKLFNATKFALMNGAVVAEVPAREQLTDADRWILDRLEQVRAEVDEAFERFEFSKACEALYHFAWDEVCDWYLELAKVQLGEGSAHAEGTKAVLGNVLDTLLRMLHPVIPFVTETLWKVLTGGESVVVAAWPQATGVAVDAVAAQRVEDMQKLVTEVRRFRSDQGLKPSQKVAARLSGAAEADIESQLPSVASLARLTEPADGFAATASVEVRLSKATVTVELDTSGAVDLGAEKKRLEKDLAVAEKELAGTTAKLSNEAFLAKAPDAVVDKIRTRRQVAEEEIARMTARLKELGGA; translated from the coding sequence GTGACCAGTGCGCCAGAGACTCCCCAGAACCCCGCAGACGCCCTCCCCAAGAGCTGGGATCCCAGCGCGGTAGAGGCCGATTTGTATCAGGGCTGGGTGGACGCCGGTTACTTCACCGCCGATCCGACGAGCGACAAGCCCGGCTACTCGATCGTGCTGCCGCCGCCGAACGTGACGGGGTCGCTGCACATGGGCCACGCGCTCGACCACACCCTCATGGATGCGCTCACCCGCCGCAAGCGGATGCAGGGCTTCGAGGTGCTGTGGCTGCCGGGCATGGACCACGCCGGCATCGCGACCCAGACCATCGTCGAGAAGCAGCTCGCCGCCGACGGCAAGAAGAAGGAAGACTTCGGGCGCGAGGCCTTCATCGAGAAGGTGTGGGAGTGGAAGCGCGAGTCCGGCGGCACCATCCAGGGCCAGATGCGGCGCATCGGCGACGGCGTCGACTGGAGCCGTGACCGCTTCACGATGGACGAGGGACTCTCGCGCGCCGTCCAGACGATCTTCAAGCGCCTGTACGACGAGGGCCTGATCTACCGCGCCGAGCGGCTGGTCAACTGGTCGCCGGTGCTACAGACCGCGATCTCCGACATCGAGGTCAAGTTCGAGGAGGTCGAGGGCGAACTCGTCTCGCTGCGCTACGGCTCGCTCAGCGACGACGAGCCGCACGTGATCGTCGCGACCACCCGCGTGGAGACGATGCTCGGCGACACCGCCGTCGCGGTCCACCCGGACGACGAGCGGTACAAGCACCTGGTCGGCACGACGCTCGAGCACCCGTTCACCGGACGGCAGATCCCGATCATCGCCGACGAGTACGTCGACCCGGAGTTCGGCACCGGCGCCGTGAAGATCACGCCGGCGCACGACCCCAACGACTTCGAGATGGGTCTGCGGCACGACCTGCCGATGCCCACGATCATGGACAAGGCCGGCCGAATCGCCGACACCGGAACGCAGTTCGACGGCATGGACCGCTTCGAGGCCCGCGTCAAGGTGCGCGAGGCCCTCGCCGAGCAGGGCCGGGTCGTCGCCGAGAAGCGTCCGTACGTGCACAGCGTCGGCCACTCCGAGCGGTCCGGCGAGACCATCGAGCCGCGTCTGTCGATGCAGTGGTGGGTCAAGGTCGACACGCTCGCGAAGACCGCCGGTGACGCGGTCCGCAGCGGCGACACCGTCATTCATCCGACCAGCCAGGAGCCGCGCTGGTTCGGCTGGGTCGACAACATGCACGACTGGTGCATCTCGCGTCAGCTGTGGTGGGGTCACCGCATCCCGATCTGGTACGGCCCCGACGGTGAGGTCCAGTGCTTCGGCCCCGACGAGACGGCTCCCGAGGGCTGGGAGCAGGACCCCGACGTGCTCGACACGTGGTTCTCGTCGGCGCTGTGGCCGTTCTCGACGATGGGCTGGCCGGACAGGACTCCCGAGCTCGGGAAGTTCTACCCCACAAGTGTTCTCGTCACCGGCTACGACATCCTGTTCTTCTGGGTGGCCCGGATGATGATGTTCGGTACCTACGTCGCCGGCGACACCGGCGACGCGGCGCCGGGCAAGGTTCCGTTCAAGGACCTGTTCCTCCACGGCCTGGTCCGCGACCAGTACGGCAAGAAGATGTCGAAGTCCCGCGGCAACGGCATCGACCCCCTCGACTGGGTCGACCGCTTCGGCGCCGACGCGCTGCGCTTCACGCTCGCCCGCGGCGCCAACCCGGGCAGCGACCTCGCGGTGGGCGAGGACCACGCGCAGTCGTCGCGCAACTTCGCGAACAAGCTGTTCAACGCCACCAAGTTCGCGCTCATGAACGGCGCCGTCGTGGCCGAGGTGCCGGCCCGCGAGCAGCTCACCGATGCCGACCGGTGGATCCTCGATCGGCTCGAGCAGGTCCGCGCGGAGGTCGACGAGGCCTTCGAGCGGTTCGAGTTCTCCAAGGCGTGCGAGGCGCTGTACCACTTCGCGTGGGACGAGGTCTGCGACTGGTACCTCGAACTCGCCAAGGTGCAGCTCGGGGAGGGCTCGGCCCACGCCGAGGGCACCAAGGCCGTCCTCGGCAACGTGCTCGACACGCTGCTGCGGATGCTGCACCCGGTGATCCCGTTCGTCACCGAGACGCTGTGGAAGGTGCTCACCGGCGGCGAGTCCGTCGTCGTCGCCGCGTGGCCGCAGGCCACCGGCGTCGCCGTGGACGCCGTTGCGGCGCAGCGGGTCGAGGACATGCAGAAGCTGGTGACCGAGGTCCGGCGCTTCCGCAGCGACCAGGGGCTCAAGCCGTCGCAGAAGGTGGCCGCCCGGCTGTCCGGTGCCGCCGAGGCGGACATCGAGTCCCAGCTGCCGTCGGTCGCGTCCCTCGCCAGGCTCACCGAGCCGGCGGACGGCTTCGCCGCGACCGCGTCGGTGGAGGTGCGCCTGAGCAAGGCCACCGTGACCGTCGAACTCGACACCTCGGGTGCCGTCGACCTCGGCGCCGAGAAGAAGCGGCTCGAGAAGGACCTCGCGGTCGCCGAGAAGGAGCTCGCGGGCACCACCGCCAAGTTGTCCAACGAGGCGTTCCTGGCGAAGGCCCCCGACGCGGTCGTCGACAAGATCCGCACCCGCCGGCAGGTGGCCGAGGAAGAGATCGCCCGCATGACCGCACGTCTGAAGGAGCTGGGCGGAGCGTGA
- a CDS encoding S9 family peptidase, which translates to MTSSQQHPAPSPLSATPFHDLDDYLALPRASALTLSPDGSRLALTQSVLDDTGTRYVSALWDVDPAGERPARRLTWGSKGESGAAFTHDGDLLFTAVRPAPDETDDAPASLWRLPASGGEASRIATRGGGLSGVRAARSAPRFVASTGVLGTSGTVDDDERIRGERKDRKVTAVLHTGYPVRYWDHDLGPEVPHLVAGSSDEATVEFADLTPAPGAALRDADYDLAADGSFVVSTWTVPGALGSRRTMLVRIDAATGRRTTLVDDEAADLMRPAIAPDGTSVAYLREAYGDPDNAPRITLHRYTFGSAAIEDLTADWDRWPTALAWLPDGSGLLLTADDHGRGPVFVLRGDRPVPLTTDAASYTELCPAPDGTAVYALRASYERPAHPVRIALTGDAAGAVTELRAPAGAPRLPGRLTEVVGQGLDGTPLRAWLALPDTACAASPAPLVLWVHGGPLNSWNTWSWRWNPWLLVAQGYAVLLPDPALSTGYGRDFVQRGWGQWGKAPYTDLMAITDTAVALPEIDAKRTAAMGGSFGGYMANWIAGHTDRFRAIVTHAGLWALDQFAPTTDAAWYWQREMTPEMAFENSPHLFVADIVTPMLVIHGDKDYRVPIGEGLRLWYELLSESGLPADADGTTGHRFLYFPDENHWVLAPQHAKVWYQVVASFLAQHVRGEDVPVPDVLG; encoded by the coding sequence GTGACCTCGAGCCAGCAGCACCCTGCGCCCTCCCCGCTGTCCGCGACCCCGTTCCACGATCTCGACGACTATCTCGCGTTGCCGCGGGCCTCGGCGCTCACGCTGTCACCGGACGGATCCCGGTTGGCGCTCACCCAGTCGGTGCTCGACGACACGGGTACCCGCTACGTCTCCGCGCTCTGGGACGTCGACCCGGCGGGGGAGCGTCCGGCACGCCGCCTCACCTGGGGCTCGAAGGGCGAGTCGGGTGCCGCCTTCACCCACGACGGCGACCTTCTCTTCACCGCGGTTCGCCCCGCGCCGGACGAGACCGACGACGCCCCGGCCTCGCTGTGGCGGCTGCCCGCGAGCGGCGGTGAGGCGTCGCGGATCGCCACCCGCGGCGGCGGCCTCTCCGGCGTCCGGGCCGCGCGGTCGGCGCCCCGGTTCGTCGCGAGCACGGGAGTGCTGGGGACGTCGGGCACCGTCGACGACGACGAGCGGATCCGCGGCGAACGCAAGGACCGGAAAGTCACCGCGGTCCTGCACACCGGGTATCCGGTGCGGTACTGGGACCACGACCTCGGACCCGAGGTCCCGCATCTGGTGGCCGGCTCGAGCGACGAGGCCACGGTCGAGTTCGCCGACCTCACCCCGGCGCCGGGCGCGGCCCTGCGCGACGCCGACTACGACCTCGCCGCCGACGGGTCGTTCGTCGTCAGCACCTGGACCGTGCCGGGAGCCCTCGGGTCGCGGCGCACGATGCTGGTGCGCATCGACGCCGCGACCGGCCGGCGCACCACGCTCGTCGACGACGAGGCTGCCGACCTGATGCGTCCGGCGATCGCGCCGGACGGTACGAGCGTCGCGTATCTGCGTGAGGCGTACGGCGATCCTGACAACGCGCCGCGAATCACGCTGCACCGGTACACCTTCGGCAGCGCCGCGATCGAGGACCTCACGGCCGACTGGGATCGCTGGCCCACCGCGCTGGCCTGGCTGCCCGACGGATCGGGACTGCTGCTGACCGCGGACGACCACGGCCGCGGACCCGTCTTCGTGCTGCGTGGAGACCGGCCCGTGCCGCTCACCACCGATGCCGCGTCGTACACCGAACTGTGTCCGGCCCCGGACGGTACGGCCGTGTACGCGCTGCGGGCGTCGTACGAGCGGCCGGCCCACCCCGTGCGGATCGCGCTGACCGGCGACGCCGCCGGCGCCGTGACGGAACTGCGGGCACCGGCCGGCGCGCCGCGGCTGCCGGGACGCCTCACCGAGGTCGTGGGGCAGGGTCTCGACGGGACCCCGCTGCGCGCCTGGCTGGCGTTGCCGGACACCGCGTGCGCAGCGTCGCCCGCGCCGCTGGTGCTGTGGGTGCACGGCGGTCCGCTCAACTCCTGGAACACCTGGTCGTGGCGGTGGAACCCGTGGCTGCTGGTGGCGCAGGGGTACGCGGTGCTGCTGCCCGACCCGGCGCTGTCCACGGGCTACGGCCGGGACTTCGTCCAGCGCGGGTGGGGACAGTGGGGCAAGGCACCGTACACCGACCTCATGGCGATCACCGACACCGCCGTCGCGCTGCCGGAGATCGACGCGAAGCGCACCGCGGCGATGGGCGGGTCCTTCGGCGGGTACATGGCCAACTGGATCGCCGGGCACACCGACCGGTTCCGGGCGATCGTCACGCACGCCGGCCTGTGGGCACTCGACCAGTTCGCCCCCACCACCGACGCGGCCTGGTACTGGCAGCGGGAGATGACGCCCGAGATGGCGTTCGAGAACTCACCGCACCTGTTCGTCGCCGACATCGTGACGCCGATGCTGGTGATCCACGGCGACAAGGACTACCGCGTGCCGATCGGGGAGGGGCTGCGCCTGTGGTACGAACTGCTGTCGGAATCGGGCCTGCCCGCCGACGCCGACGGGACCACCGGTCACCGCTTCCTGTACTTCCCCGACGAGAATCACTGGGTGCTCGCTCCGCAGCACGCCAAGGTCTGGTACCAGGTCGTCGCGTCGTTCCTGGCGCAACACGTCCGAGGTGAGGACGTCCCCGTACCCGACGTGCTCGGCTGA
- a CDS encoding GNAT family N-acetyltransferase, producing the protein MGVVVRPVTRSDVPALSRALAEAFDDDPVMCWILPDAARRPAGLARMFAAEIRYHHLAGGGAELAESPDGVVVGGALWDPPGRWKQSTLNSLLTLPITAFALGRHVRVGAEVSHALESAHPSEPHWYLATIGTSAAGRGGGYGKALLNSRLSRCDAEGAPAYLESSKEANIPYYERFGFEVTGEIVVPNGGPSLWSMWRNPR; encoded by the coding sequence ATGGGAGTCGTCGTGCGGCCAGTGACCCGATCGGACGTCCCGGCGCTCTCGCGCGCGCTCGCGGAGGCGTTCGACGACGACCCCGTGATGTGCTGGATCCTGCCCGATGCCGCGCGACGTCCGGCCGGGCTCGCGCGCATGTTCGCCGCGGAGATCCGCTACCACCACCTCGCGGGCGGTGGCGCGGAACTGGCGGAGTCGCCGGACGGTGTCGTCGTCGGCGGAGCGCTGTGGGATCCGCCGGGGCGGTGGAAGCAGTCGACACTGAATTCGCTGCTGACCCTGCCGATCACCGCGTTCGCGCTCGGTCGCCACGTGCGGGTCGGGGCCGAGGTGTCGCACGCGCTCGAGTCGGCGCACCCCAGCGAGCCGCATTGGTACCTGGCGACCATCGGGACCTCCGCGGCCGGCCGGGGCGGCGGCTACGGCAAGGCGCTGTTGAACTCCCGGCTGTCGCGCTGCGACGCCGAGGGCGCACCCGCGTATCTCGAATCGAGCAAGGAAGCCAACATCCCGTACTACGAACGGTTCGGCTTCGAGGTCACCGGCGAGATCGTGGTCCCGAACGGTGGCCCGTCGCTGTGGAGCATGTGGCGGAACCCGCGCTGA